The following proteins come from a genomic window of Malus sylvestris chromosome 4, drMalSylv7.2, whole genome shotgun sequence:
- the LOC126618312 gene encoding pectinesterase-like: MSPLTKMKLPCRFIFFTICLCALSMNTCASSIGSHYKNVPSPVLERSLDSTMELVQNVASAMSNIHMYADPDVDADAGEDDDRNLKIAILHCGYVLGSTYEAMNWSLSTIHQDYKQYKGKGDVISHARTRLNANLERQKTCVEAFDGTKYSMITQSFKQVRSSTQDLLKMLQAKPGRIEAKAGLEFWKTPNVTVSQDGSGNFRTITEALAVAPSHNQNYFVIFVKRGVYKENVNIDSSKCNLVLIGEGMDVTTISGSRSFRSGWETFYSATFAVSADGFIAMDIGFENTAGPENYQAVALLSGGDRAVFYRCKISGYQDTLLVHAGRQFFRECQISGSLDFIFGYGAAVFQKCLLTVKKTIPGVINTVTAHGRYAPNDPTGFSFQFCTISADSDVAAAYLGRPWGKYSRTVFMQSYISNVIQPQGWIEWKGTSALNTLYYGEYTNNGPGARLSSRVNWPGYHVIENPAEADEFTTAKFIEGDSWLTSTNVPFIRGLED, from the exons ATGAGTCCATTGACGAAGATGAAGCTTCCCTGccgtttcatcttcttcaccatTTGCCTCTGTGCTCTGTCGATGAACACTTGTGCTAGTTCCATTGGCTCCCACTACAAAAACGTGCCTTCACCTGTGCTCGAAAGGTCACTGGACTCAACCATGGAGCTTGTACAAAATGTGGCCTCTGCCATGTCGAACATCCACATGTATGCTGATCCCGATGTCGATGCCGATGCCGGCGAAGATGATGATCGAAATCTGAAAATAGCTATTTTACACTGTGGATATGTTCTTGGTTCAACCTATGAAGCCATGAATTGGTCCCTTTCCACAATTCATCAAG ATTATAAACAATACAAAGGGAAAGGTGATGTAATTTCCCATGCAAGAACAAGGTTGAATGCAAATCTTGAGAGACAAAAGACATGCGTGGAAGCATTTGATGGTACCAAATACTCCATGATTACACAGAGCTTCAAGCAAGTTAGGTCATCAACCCAGGATCTGCTCAAAATGTTGCAAGCGAAACCTGGTCGTATTGAAGCTAAGGCTGGCCTGGAATTCTGGAAAACTCCGAACGTCACCGTTTCTCAAGATGGGAGTGGGAACTTCAGAACAATTACGGAGGCCCTGGCGGTGGCTCCGAGTCACAACCAGAATTACTTCGTGATTTTTGTTAAGAGAGGAGTGTACAAGGAGAACGTGAACATCGACAGCTCGAAGTGCAATCTGGTCCTAATCGGTGAGGGCATGGACGTTACTACAATTTCCGGCAGTCGAAGCTTTCGTAGTGGTTGGGAAACATTTTATTCTGCAACATTTG CGGTTTCTGCAGATGGATTCATTGCGATGGACATAGGGTTTGAGAATACAGCCGGACCAGAAAACTATCAGGCAGTTGCGCTTCTATCCGGAGGCGATCGCGCAGTTTTCTACCGTTGCAAGATCAGCGGATACCAAGACACGTTGCTTGTGCATGCCGGTCGTCAGTTCTTTCGAGAATGCCAAATCAGTGGCAGCCTCGACTTCATCTTTGGCTACGGCGCTGCTGTTTTCCAAAAGTGTTTGCTCACCGTCAAGAAAACTATACCTGGCGTAATCAACACTGTCACCGCTCATGGTCGCTACGCCCCTAACGACCCCACCGGCTTCTCCTTCCAGTTTTGTACCATCTCCGCTGACTCCGACGTAGCCGCCGCGTATTTAGGTCGGCCTTGGGGAAAGTATTCGCGTACAGTTTTCATGCAGTCGTACATTAGCAATGTTATACAGCCACAGGGTTGGATTGAATGGAAAGGGACATCTGCACTCAACACTTTGTACTACGGCGAGTACACGAATAATGGGCCAGGTGCCAGGCTTTCAAGCCGGGTCAATTGGCCGGGTTACCATGTGATTGAGAACCCGGCCGAGGCTGATGAGTTTACAACAGCCAAGTTTATTGAGGGGGACTCATGGCTTACATCTACAAATGTTCCATTCATCCGTGGATTGGAGGACTAA
- the LOC126619550 gene encoding PRA1 family protein E-like produces the protein MPLKTPAGYGGTTVTAAQIDPQTSKYLTFTSSPVPQTSSQPLYPTLNSQTVYPTSRPWPEIFSLTSFSVPYNYADAIARIKRNTAYFRVNYVMATLFIVFCSLLWHPISMIVFLIVLVAWLALYFFRTTPVVLFNQSFDDRVVAVVLGLVTVVGLVFTHVGLNVLVALIVAVVVIGLHAAFRVTEDLFLDEETAAENGLVSVVSSQQTLRPPTSYTRI, from the coding sequence ATGCCGCTAAAAACACCGGCGGGTTACGGCGGCACCACCGTCACCGCCGCCCAAATCGACCCGCAAACCTCCAAATACCTCACCTTTACCTCCAGCCCTGTACCCCAGACCTCCTCCCAACCCCTGTACCCAACTCTCAACTCCCAAACCGTGTACCCGACGAGTCGCCCATGGCCCGAGATCTTCTCCCTCACCTCCTTCTCCGTACCCTACAACTACGCCGACGCAATTGCACGAATCAAGCGCAACACCGCCTACTTCCGCGTCAACTACGTCATGGCGACGCTCTTCATCGTCTTCTGCAGCCTCCTCTGGCACCCGATCTCTATGATCGTCTTCCTCATCGTCCTCGTCGCCTGGCTCGCCCTCTACTTCTTCCGCACCACCCCCGTTGTTCTGTTCAATCAGAGCTTCGACGACAGGGTCGTCGCCGTCGTGCTGGGATTGGTAACTGTCGTGGGGCTGGTATTCACTCACGTGGGTTTAAACGTGCTGGTGGCACTGATCGTCGCCGTCGTGGTTATTGGGCTCCACGCGGCGTTTCGCGTGACGGAAGACTTGTTTCTCGACGAGGAGACCGCCGCGGAAAATGGGTTGGTCTCGGTTGTTTCTAGCCAGCAGACCCTCCGCCCGCCGACTTCTTACACCCGGATTTGA
- the LOC126619549 gene encoding uncharacterized protein LOC126619549 gives MAADASAALAVRDKVQQFLNAAVTGNLDLLKNLAGQLDEGKDLAKTVADIKDANKRGALHFAAREGKTEVCKYLLEELKLDVDTKDEDGETALIHAARQGHTETAKYLLDSGANPGIASELGATALHHSAGLGDIELLRYLISKGADVNSQSDAGSPLIWAAGHGQQDAVKVLLEHNANPNAENDDNITPLLSSVAAGSLPCLELLIQAGAKVNISAGGASPLHIAADIGSPEILQLLLKGGGDPNITDEDGLKPIQVAAGRGNRSAVEILFPLTSKVESIPKWTVDDILEYMQSETSRQQEAVGNFKELNVSKDCALPKKDLPEVSPEAKKKAAEAKSRGTDAFKRKDYQTAIDAYTQAIDLDPTDATLFSNRSLCWMCLGQAEHALADGKTSRELKPEWGKAWYREGAALRLLEKFDEAANSFYEGVRRDPENKALVDAFREAVEAGRKFHGADKQKP, from the exons ATGGCCGCTGACGCTTCTGCTGCCCTTGCAG TGAGGGATAAAGTTCAACAATTTCTTAATGCTGCTGTTACTGGGAATCTTGATCTCTTAAAGA ATTTGGCCGGGCAGCTTGATGAAGGGAAGGATTTGGCCAAAACTGTGGCTGATATTAAGGATGCCAACAAGCGAGGGGCCCTTCATTTTGCTGCGAGAGAGGGAAAAACTGAGGTGTGCAAGTACTTGCTGGAGGAACTGAAACTTGACGTTGATACAAAGGATGAAGACG GTGAAACTGCACTTATCCATGCTGCTCGGCAAGGACATACCGAAACTGCAAAATACCTTCTTGATTCTGGTGCCAATCCTGGGATAGCTAGTGAATTGGGAGCCACAGCTCTTCATCATTCTGCTGGATTAG GAGACATTGAGTTGTTGAGGTATTTGATTTCCAAAGGTGCTGATGTTAATTCACAAAGTGACGCTGGAAGTCCTTTAATTTGGGCTGCTGGTCATGGTCAACAAGATGCCGTGAAAGTTCTACTAGAACACAATGCTAAT CCAAATGCTGAAAATGATGACAATATTACGCCTTTGCTGTCTTCTGTTGCTGCTGGTTCACTGCCATGCTTAGAATTATTGATTCAG GCTGGTGCCAAAGTAAATATTAGTGCTGGTGGAGCATCCCCTTTGCACATTGCTGCCGATATTGGGAGCCCAGAGATTTTGCAATTATTGTTAAAAGGTGGAGGTGATCCCAATATCACTGATGAG GATGGCTTGAAGCCAATACAGGTTGCAGCTGGAAGAGGGAACCGCAGTGCCGTTGAGATTCTCTTTCCCTTGACATCAAAAGTTGAAAGTATCCCAAAATGGACAGTTGACGACATACTTGAGTATATGCAGTCTGAAACAAGTAGACAACAG GAAGCAGTGGgaaattttaaggaacttaatgtGTCGAAAGATTGTGCGTTACCGAAGAAAGATCTGCCTGAG GTGTCACCTGAAGCGAAGAAGAAAGCTGCAGAAGCAAAATCAAGAGGAACTGATGCTTTCAAAAGAAAGGATTATCAGACAGCCATTGATGCGTATACACAG GCTATTGATCTGGACCCAACCGATGCTACTTTGTTTTCTAACCGAAGCCTTTGTTGGATGTGTCTTGGTCAAGCCGAGCATGCATTAGCTGACGGAAAGACCTCCCGGGAATTAAAGCCAGAATGGGGGAAGGCTTGGTACCGAGAAGGTGCAGCGTTGCGACTGTTGGAG AAGTTTGATGAAGCTGCCAATTCTTTCTATGAGGGCGTGAGGCGGGACCCCGAAAACAAGGCACTTGTAGATGCTTTCAG AGAAGCGGTTGAAGCTGGACGGAAATTTCATGGCGCTGATAAACAGAAACCATAG
- the LOC126619551 gene encoding uncharacterized protein LOC126619551 has protein sequence MKDNNLHRRKMSSSSPLLSLSSSEEELQHMPLAPPKTLSRKRLSKQLSMCETPRDIAWERRQRQILSQERRMNGIRDSDDMHLTDEDLHELKGCIELGFGFNEEEGQRLSATLPALDLYFAVNRQFSPSPASTPNSASARHSTSSMGGHYSSFGSPRSDTDAWKICSPGDNPEQVKTKLRHWAQAVACSVIQSS, from the exons ATGAAGGACAATAACTTACACCGACGGAAGATGTCATCATCGTCGCCGTTATTGTCCCTTTCGTCCTCCGAGGAGGAGCTCCAACACATGCCGCTGGCACCGCCCAAGACGTTAAGCCGGAAGCGCTTGAGCAAGCAGTTGTCCATGTGCGAGACGCCTAGGGACATCGCCTGGGAGAGGCGGCAGCGCCAGATTCTCAGCCAGGAGAGGAGGATGAATGGGATCAGAGACTCCGATGACATGCATCTGACCGACGAGGATTTGCATGAGCTCAAAGGGTGCATTGAGCTAGGGTTTGGGTTCAATGAGGAGGAGGGTCAGAGGTTGAGCGCTACCTTGCCCGCTCTTGACCTTTACTTCGCCGTCAACCGCCAGTTTTCACCGAGCCCCGCGTCCACGCCGAATAGCGCTAGCGCCCGCCATTCTACGTCGTCAATGGGTGGACATTACTCGTCGTTTGGAAGCCCTAGGAGCGATACAGATGCATGGAAGATATGCAGTCCAG GTGATAATCCTGAACAGGTGAAGACCAAGTTGAGGCATTGGGCACAAGCTGTGGCTTGCTCAGTGATCCAATCTTCTTGA